From a region of the Actinopolymorpha singaporensis genome:
- a CDS encoding HNH endonuclease signature motif containing protein, with product MSSTAQESPRSGGGTPLHPLLAALGMVTAGNDVVLSTSVVSLTAEHAGEALEVLGREIARLQAAQLKVVRQAEACDVGKLTGAPNATVYLRTALRMSRHESSATVGLARDLDKAVPSTGDALAAGNVSVRQAQVIADAVKKLPDYVGPEERVEAEGFLIGKARFHNPDELRVLGTKLLERVAPEEYYRQLGEELARKDRTAEQKRSLRYSPNGVPQSESVHISLPAWEMELLRKLIEPLAEPVKGADPDHRPIDQRRGDAFAELIGMLAAAAKAPVRGGRPPQVAVTIPLDTLLKGTGAGTVDDTATVVRPRPCTCPCTDPKYAKQSTKKPAEAGEPTSTEAGGQEEGQVGKEKRPSSGTGALADGMPPPREPGQHPQSDVGDPESDAEPEKGAAGPGAAVDPHDGCPTCGGGGSARYLGADGKPISAATVRRLACEADLIPAVLGGDGQVLDLGRSDRFFKEPQRRALAIRDGHHCNFPGCQIPEPRCITHHINPWDHGGPTDLANGVLLCRHHHTTIHHKGWQVRMGSHGHPEYTPPEWSDPKRRVLRS from the coding sequence ATGTCTTCGACCGCCCAGGAGTCTCCTCGCAGCGGAGGTGGCACACCGCTGCATCCGTTGCTGGCTGCCTTGGGCATGGTCACCGCCGGCAACGACGTGGTGTTGTCGACGTCGGTGGTGTCGTTGACGGCCGAGCATGCCGGGGAGGCGCTGGAGGTACTGGGCCGGGAGATCGCCCGGCTGCAGGCGGCCCAGCTGAAGGTCGTCCGCCAGGCCGAGGCCTGTGACGTCGGCAAGCTCACCGGGGCGCCGAACGCCACCGTCTATCTTCGGACGGCTCTGCGGATGAGCAGGCACGAGTCCTCTGCCACCGTCGGCCTCGCGCGCGACCTGGACAAAGCGGTCCCGTCGACCGGGGACGCGCTCGCCGCCGGGAACGTGTCGGTGCGGCAGGCGCAGGTCATCGCCGATGCGGTCAAGAAGCTCCCCGACTACGTGGGTCCGGAGGAACGGGTCGAGGCGGAGGGGTTCCTGATCGGCAAGGCCCGGTTCCACAATCCTGATGAGCTGCGGGTGCTGGGTACGAAGCTTCTGGAACGGGTCGCGCCGGAGGAGTACTACCGGCAGCTGGGCGAGGAACTTGCCAGGAAGGACCGCACAGCAGAACAGAAACGGTCCCTGCGCTACTCCCCGAACGGGGTTCCGCAGTCGGAGTCGGTGCACATCAGCCTCCCGGCGTGGGAGATGGAACTGCTCCGCAAACTGATCGAACCCCTCGCCGAACCCGTCAAGGGGGCAGACCCAGACCACCGGCCGATCGACCAGCGTCGAGGCGACGCGTTCGCCGAACTCATCGGCATGCTGGCCGCTGCGGCGAAAGCACCTGTCCGTGGCGGCAGACCACCACAGGTCGCGGTCACCATCCCACTCGACACCCTCCTGAAGGGCACGGGTGCGGGGACGGTCGACGACACCGCAACTGTCGTCCGTCCCAGGCCGTGCACCTGCCCCTGCACAGACCCCAAGTACGCCAAACAGAGCACCAAGAAGCCCGCCGAGGCCGGAGAGCCGACATCAACGGAAGCCGGAGGTCAGGAGGAAGGCCAAGTAGGTAAGGAGAAACGACCATCGTCCGGCACCGGCGCGCTCGCGGACGGGATGCCACCACCGCGAGAACCCGGCCAGCACCCACAATCAGATGTCGGGGATCCGGAGAGTGACGCTGAACCCGAGAAGGGTGCTGCGGGCCCGGGGGCTGCCGTCGACCCGCATGACGGGTGCCCCACCTGTGGAGGTGGCGGGTCAGCCCGCTACCTCGGCGCCGACGGCAAACCGATCTCGGCGGCGACCGTGCGCCGGCTGGCCTGCGAGGCCGACCTCATCCCCGCCGTCCTCGGCGGCGACGGGCAAGTCCTCGACCTCGGCCGCTCCGACCGGTTCTTCAAAGAACCACAACGCCGTGCACTGGCCATCCGCGACGGACACCACTGCAACTTCCCCGGCTGCCAAATCCCCGAACCACGCTGCATCACCCACCACATCAACCCCTGGGACCACGGCGGCCCGACAGACCTCGCCAACGGCGTACTCCTGTGCCGCCACCACCACACCACCATCCACCACAAAGGCTGGCAAGTCCGCATGGGCAGCCACGGCCACCCCGAATACACACCCCCGGAATGGTCCGATCCGAAGCGACGCGTCCTTCGCTCCTGA
- a CDS encoding MarR family winged helix-turn-helix transcriptional regulator, whose protein sequence is MTAMAPSRSEPDLSFLLDHTSHVLRSRMAAALGEIGLTARMHCVLVHALEEERTQIQLAELGDMDKTTMVVTVDALEQAGLAERRPSSTDRRARIVAVTKEGTRMARRSQRVVDRVHQEALAALPADERKVFLRALERLTTGHLADPVEAPRPVRRARQREP, encoded by the coding sequence ATGACCGCCATGGCTCCGAGCCGCTCCGAACCAGACCTGTCGTTCCTGCTGGACCACACCAGCCATGTTCTGCGGTCGCGGATGGCGGCCGCGCTGGGCGAGATCGGGCTCACCGCCCGCATGCACTGTGTCCTGGTGCATGCCCTGGAGGAGGAGCGCACCCAGATCCAGCTCGCGGAGCTCGGCGACATGGACAAGACCACCATGGTGGTGACGGTGGACGCACTGGAGCAGGCCGGGCTGGCAGAGCGCAGGCCGTCCAGCACCGACCGCCGGGCTCGGATCGTGGCTGTCACGAAGGAGGGAACGCGGATGGCCCGGCGCAGCCAACGGGTGGTCGATCGGGTGCACCAGGAGGCACTCGCCGCGCTTCCCGCCGACGAACGCAAGGTCTTCCTGCGCGCGCTCGAGCGACTGACCACCGGCCACCTCGCCGACCCCGTGGAGGCTCCCCGTCCGGTCCGCCGAGCCCGGCAACGGGAGCCCTAG
- a CDS encoding LysE family translocator, whose product MPTSPHALLGIAAVALGLVLTPGPNMIYLVSRSVTQGRRAGLVSLTGVAAGFLVYLLAATAGLATVFSLVPALYTALKLGGAAYLLWLAWKAVRPGGESAFTPKALPIDPPRRLFAMGFVTNLLNPKIAILYVSLLPQFVDPARGHVGGQSLALGLTQITVALTVNALIVLSAGSLASFLGRRPTWLRVQRYLMGTVLAGLAVRIAADRSRALASP is encoded by the coding sequence ATGCCGACCAGCCCACATGCCCTGCTCGGGATCGCTGCCGTCGCCCTTGGTCTCGTCCTCACGCCCGGACCGAACATGATCTATCTCGTGTCGCGTTCGGTGACCCAGGGACGCCGAGCGGGCCTGGTGTCGCTGACCGGCGTGGCCGCCGGGTTCCTCGTCTACCTCCTCGCGGCGACGGCGGGTCTGGCGACGGTCTTCTCGCTGGTGCCGGCGCTCTACACCGCGCTCAAACTCGGCGGCGCGGCCTACCTGCTCTGGCTGGCGTGGAAGGCGGTGCGGCCCGGCGGTGAGTCGGCGTTCACACCGAAGGCGTTGCCGATCGACCCGCCGCGCCGACTGTTCGCGATGGGGTTCGTCACCAACCTGCTGAACCCCAAGATCGCGATCCTGTACGTCTCGCTGCTGCCGCAGTTCGTCGACCCTGCGCGCGGTCACGTGGGCGGGCAGAGCCTGGCGCTCGGGCTGACGCAGATCACCGTGGCGCTGACGGTGAACGCTCTGATCGTCCTGAGCGCAGGGTCGCTGGCCTCCTTCCTCGGCCGGCGGCCGACCTGGCTGCGGGTGCAGCGCTACCTGATGGGGACGGTGCTCGCCGGGCTGGCGGTACGGATCGCCGCGGACCGGTCCCGGGCACTCGCCAGCCCGTGA
- a CDS encoding class I SAM-dependent methyltransferase has translation MNSDPNADPNAGLNPGASAGLSAESDEFLHFVRAHTRLRPVPGVPEVSLHLAEDAIGLWQETERAFGLSDSPPPFWAFAWAGGQALARYILDNPAEVSGARVIDLASGSGLVAIAAARAGAAAVTANDLDPLSLAAIGCNAAANAVHVTGHLGDLLAEPTVDADVVLAGDIFYERATAARMLPFLRRARAGGARVLVGDPGRTYLPPDGFVAVASYRMPVPVTLEDAEAKQTTVWRLVEDRPSD, from the coding sequence GTGAACTCCGACCCGAACGCCGACCCGAACGCGGGCCTGAACCCCGGCGCGAGTGCAGGCCTGAGTGCGGAGTCCGACGAATTCCTCCACTTCGTCCGGGCACACACCCGGCTGCGGCCGGTGCCCGGCGTGCCGGAGGTCAGCCTCCACCTCGCCGAGGACGCGATCGGGCTGTGGCAGGAGACCGAACGCGCCTTCGGCCTCTCCGACTCACCGCCGCCGTTCTGGGCGTTCGCCTGGGCCGGCGGGCAGGCGCTGGCGAGGTACATCCTCGACAATCCGGCCGAGGTGTCCGGTGCGCGGGTCATCGACCTGGCCTCGGGCTCGGGCCTGGTCGCGATCGCCGCGGCACGGGCCGGTGCCGCCGCCGTCACCGCGAACGACCTGGACCCACTGTCCCTCGCGGCGATCGGCTGCAACGCCGCCGCGAACGCCGTACACGTGACCGGGCACCTCGGTGACCTGCTGGCGGAGCCGACGGTCGACGCCGACGTGGTCCTGGCCGGCGACATCTTCTACGAACGCGCAACCGCCGCCCGGATGCTGCCCTTCCTGCGCCGGGCACGGGCAGGCGGAGCCCGCGTCCTCGTCGGTGACCCGGGGCGTACCTACCTGCCTCCGGACGGGTTCGTCGCGGTCGCGTCGTACCGGATGCCGGTGCCGGTGACCCTGGAAGACGCGGAGGCCAAGCAGACCACGGTGTGGCGGCTGGTGGAGGACCGCCCCTCCGACTGA
- a CDS encoding phosphotransferase family protein yields the protein MSVDQRPDGVPPPSGATLRWVREVTGQGGLVASVRLMGVDSTTLHAVDVLSATGVLHRLALRRFHRADRLRTDPWYRPTNEATVLGLLGSTDVPAPRLVAADTTPTMCDVPTLLTTRVPGSPPVRADRNVLAQLAETLALIHAVDLPVVRALPPYRPYYDRQRDGDRRPPAWSAAPRLWNRVFDVVAAGPPPATLGFIHRDYHPGQTLWDGDRLVGVVDWTTGCLGPRGIDLARMRLNLAGRYGGEAAEQFLALYRGVGVTDAHHPYWDLLDTCDGLLDAPEPSTPAARADWTRFEDWLARTVAQL from the coding sequence ATGAGTGTCGACCAGCGGCCGGACGGCGTACCCCCACCGTCCGGCGCAACGCTTCGGTGGGTACGCGAGGTCACCGGCCAGGGCGGCCTGGTGGCGTCCGTACGGTTGATGGGTGTCGACTCGACCACCCTGCACGCGGTCGACGTGCTGAGCGCCACCGGCGTTCTGCACCGTCTGGCCCTGCGCCGCTTCCACCGTGCCGACCGGCTGCGCACCGACCCGTGGTACCGCCCCACGAACGAGGCCACCGTGCTCGGCCTGCTGGGCAGCACCGACGTCCCGGCGCCCCGGCTCGTGGCCGCCGACACCACGCCGACGATGTGCGACGTGCCCACGCTGCTCACCACGCGCGTGCCCGGTAGCCCGCCCGTACGCGCCGACCGGAACGTGCTGGCGCAACTGGCGGAGACGCTCGCCCTCATCCACGCCGTGGACCTTCCGGTCGTGCGGGCCCTCCCGCCGTACCGGCCCTACTACGACCGCCAGCGCGACGGCGACCGGCGCCCTCCGGCCTGGTCGGCGGCGCCCAGGCTGTGGAACAGGGTCTTCGACGTGGTGGCCGCCGGACCGCCGCCGGCGACCCTGGGATTCATCCACCGCGACTACCATCCCGGCCAGACGCTGTGGGACGGCGACCGCCTGGTCGGGGTGGTCGACTGGACCACCGGCTGCCTCGGCCCGCGCGGCATCGACCTCGCCCGGATGCGGCTCAACCTGGCCGGGCGCTACGGAGGCGAGGCAGCCGAACAGTTCCTGGCGCTCTACCGCGGGGTCGGCGTGACCGACGCGCACCATCCGTACTGGGACCTGCTGGACACCTGCGACGGACTGCTCGACGCGCCCGAGCCGTCGACGCCGGCCGCCCGGGCGGACTGGACGCGTTTCGAGGACTGGCTGGCCCGAACGGTTGCCCAGCTGTGA
- a CDS encoding Gfo/Idh/MocA family protein: protein MDSPRPATTPAPTPPVRRRVGLVGLGSIGVTHARVLAELRSEVELVVVSGGAGTDLAELGWPQATRADPAEILTRCDLDLVVLCGPTPTHAPQTLAALRAGRNVVVEKPLALDVAAAQEIAWEAVQSGLMVSVMAQRRLEPQHLDIKRRLDAGKLGRPLLGETFVHWHRDDAYYRHASWRGRQESGGGSVMNQAVHNIDLLRWFLGAPVEVTAQSATLGHDPSVMSAEDTTVATLRFVSGALGVVVSSTAVRPGDPARLTLRTSTGTIELAHDKVTRWDLPGVPPPPGTPPEGAGPASGAQNPAAIGLAGHRAQWRDILDALREDRPPAVDVTDGVKTVRLLCAIYSAAATGRAVQLHPEP from the coding sequence ATGGACTCGCCTCGCCCGGCAACGACGCCGGCGCCGACACCGCCCGTACGCCGGCGCGTCGGCCTGGTCGGTCTGGGCAGCATCGGTGTCACCCATGCGCGCGTCCTCGCCGAACTCCGGTCCGAAGTCGAACTCGTGGTGGTGAGCGGGGGAGCGGGCACCGACCTCGCCGAACTCGGCTGGCCGCAGGCCACCAGAGCCGACCCCGCGGAGATCCTCACTCGTTGCGATCTCGACCTGGTGGTGCTGTGCGGTCCGACACCCACCCACGCGCCGCAGACGCTGGCCGCTCTGCGCGCCGGCCGCAACGTCGTGGTGGAGAAGCCGCTGGCGCTGGACGTGGCCGCCGCTCAGGAGATCGCGTGGGAGGCGGTTCAGTCCGGGCTGATGGTGTCGGTGATGGCGCAACGCCGGCTGGAACCCCAGCACCTCGACATCAAGCGCCGGCTGGACGCCGGCAAACTCGGCCGGCCACTCCTCGGCGAGACGTTCGTCCACTGGCACCGCGACGACGCCTACTACAGGCACGCGTCGTGGCGAGGCCGGCAGGAGAGCGGCGGTGGTTCGGTGATGAACCAGGCCGTGCACAACATCGACCTGCTCCGGTGGTTCCTCGGCGCGCCGGTCGAGGTCACCGCGCAGTCGGCGACGCTGGGACACGACCCGTCGGTGATGTCCGCCGAGGACACGACGGTCGCCACGCTGCGGTTCGTCTCGGGTGCGCTCGGCGTGGTGGTCTCGTCCACGGCCGTACGCCCGGGAGATCCGGCGCGCCTCACCCTCCGCACCAGTACGGGCACGATCGAACTCGCCCACGACAAGGTCACCCGCTGGGACCTGCCCGGCGTACCCCCTCCACCCGGCACTCCACCGGAGGGCGCCGGCCCGGCGAGCGGCGCGCAGAACCCGGCCGCGATCGGCCTGGCCGGACACCGGGCGCAGTGGCGCGACATCCTGGACGCGTTGCGGGAGGACCGGCCGCCGGCCGTCGACGTCACCGACGGTGTGAAGACCGTACGGTTGCTGTGCGCGATCTACTCCGCCGCCGCCACCGGACGGGCCGTCCAGCTTCATCCCGAGCCCTGA
- a CDS encoding N-acyl-D-amino-acid deacylase family protein yields MSGYDILLTGGTVVDGTDPGGPSGGGSGAHPRRADVGIRDGRIAAVGDLGGDVSARTVLDVTGRYVLPGFVDSHVHADAVLGRPDVQEAMLRQGVTSVVLGQDGLSFAPGSAETVAYVARYFAAVDGTPPPELAGGCTVAQLLDFYDRRTPVNVAYLVPLGTVRHEVLGPDDHPAGDRLPELVRLVEQGLDEGAVGVSTGLEYVPGVFADFDELAALCRAAAAAGVPYVSHLRSYDGGDAPGMVEARDLGRTTGVPIHVSHLRGRAEPLLAHLADCAADGVDATFDVYPHIYGNTILAMKALPPQVQAGGVEATLRRLADLTVRAELRSNWFPRVSTDLAPAILGYVAGEKFRWAEGRTLAQACAESGLDLPDLLCDLLLDSDLAVGAIIPAPGGDESDLRAMLRDDRHVGCSDAIYLGGHPHPRGWGAFARFLGRHTRELGDWTWPQAAWHLAGHPARRFQLADRGRLTEGAVADVVVVDPERVHDQATYDHPRQLADGVNDVLVAGELVLAGGELTGATPGRALRRGEAGR; encoded by the coding sequence GTGAGCGGGTACGACATCCTCCTGACCGGCGGCACCGTCGTGGACGGCACCGACCCGGGCGGCCCATCCGGTGGCGGCAGCGGAGCGCATCCACGACGCGCGGACGTCGGCATCAGGGACGGCCGGATCGCCGCCGTCGGGGACCTGGGCGGCGACGTCTCCGCCCGAACCGTTCTGGACGTCACCGGCCGGTACGTGCTCCCCGGCTTCGTCGACTCCCACGTGCACGCCGACGCGGTGCTCGGCCGTCCCGACGTCCAGGAAGCCATGCTCCGGCAGGGCGTCACCTCGGTGGTGCTCGGCCAGGACGGCCTGTCGTTCGCGCCCGGCTCGGCGGAGACGGTGGCCTACGTCGCCCGCTACTTCGCCGCCGTGGACGGTACGCCGCCGCCGGAGCTCGCGGGTGGTTGCACCGTCGCACAGTTGCTGGACTTCTACGACCGCAGAACTCCGGTCAACGTCGCCTACCTCGTTCCCCTCGGCACGGTCCGGCACGAGGTGCTCGGGCCCGACGACCATCCCGCCGGTGACCGGTTGCCCGAACTCGTGCGCCTGGTGGAGCAGGGACTGGACGAGGGCGCGGTCGGCGTCTCGACCGGGCTGGAGTACGTCCCCGGCGTGTTCGCCGACTTCGACGAGCTCGCCGCACTGTGCCGGGCCGCTGCCGCGGCGGGCGTGCCGTACGTCAGCCACCTGCGCAGCTACGACGGCGGCGACGCGCCCGGCATGGTCGAGGCCCGTGACCTCGGCCGGACGACCGGCGTCCCGATCCACGTCTCGCACCTGCGGGGGCGGGCCGAACCCCTCCTCGCCCACCTCGCCGACTGTGCAGCGGACGGCGTGGACGCGACCTTCGACGTCTACCCGCACATCTACGGCAACACCATCCTGGCGATGAAGGCGCTTCCGCCGCAGGTGCAGGCAGGCGGAGTCGAGGCGACCCTGCGCCGGCTCGCCGACCTGACCGTGCGCGCCGAGCTGCGGTCGAACTGGTTCCCGCGGGTCAGCACCGACCTTGCGCCGGCGATCCTCGGCTACGTGGCGGGGGAGAAGTTCCGCTGGGCCGAGGGCCGTACGCTCGCGCAGGCATGTGCGGAATCCGGGCTCGACCTGCCCGACCTGCTGTGCGACCTGTTGCTGGACAGCGACCTCGCGGTGGGCGCGATCATCCCGGCGCCGGGTGGTGACGAGTCCGACCTGCGGGCGATGCTGCGCGACGACCGGCACGTCGGCTGCTCCGACGCCATCTACCTCGGCGGACACCCGCACCCGCGCGGCTGGGGAGCGTTCGCGCGTTTCCTCGGCCGGCACACCCGGGAGCTGGGCGACTGGACGTGGCCCCAGGCAGCATGGCACCTTGCGGGGCATCCCGCCCGGCGGTTCCAGCTCGCCGACCGGGGCCGGCTGACCGAGGGCGCGGTCGCCGACGTCGTGGTGGTCGACCCCGAGCGGGTCCACGACCAGGCGACGTACGACCACCCGAGGCAGCTGGCCGACGGGGTGAACGACGTACTGGTCGCCGGCGAGCTCGTGCTGGCCGGCGGCGAACTCACCGGCGCGACCCCCGGACGCGCCCTGCGACGAGGAGAAGCCGGCCGATGA
- a CDS encoding alanine racemase has product MTTTTDEANVPVAGVAYDAQVLDATLAALREQPIGPAEKGFTALAPLTPADLVERKAGLRTGELTFPLMVLRETALAANVSTMAAWCGERGVVLAPHGKTSMSPEITARQLRAGAWGITAATIGQVRAYAECGVRRILLANQLVDPAGIGWLAAATTADPDLTVYVCVDSTEGVALLDEALRAHAASRPLPVLVEIGVPGRRTGARGHDAAMTVGRAAAAAPMLRVAGATGYEGVLGHGRDEPALAAAAEFCQEVRALGVALREEGLVDVPDGRLLLSAGGSTYFDVVAQELTGVPSSTVVVRSGGYVTHDEELYGHATPLPTGGRPHELRAALEVWAYVLSRPEPTRALVGAGRRDVPFDVALPSVRAAVGPDGRRRDVEGVRVSALNDQHAFLDLPAEADLAVGDLVRLGISHPCTAFDKWRLVPVVDEDDRIVEVAHTLF; this is encoded by the coding sequence ATGACCACCACCACCGACGAGGCGAACGTTCCCGTGGCCGGCGTCGCCTACGACGCGCAGGTCCTCGACGCCACCCTGGCGGCGCTGCGCGAGCAGCCGATCGGCCCGGCGGAGAAGGGATTCACCGCTCTCGCCCCGCTGACGCCGGCGGATCTGGTCGAGCGCAAGGCCGGCTTGCGTACCGGCGAACTCACGTTCCCGTTGATGGTGCTGCGGGAGACCGCGCTGGCCGCGAACGTCTCCACCATGGCCGCCTGGTGCGGCGAACGCGGCGTGGTGCTTGCACCGCACGGGAAGACGTCGATGTCGCCGGAGATCACCGCGCGGCAGCTGCGGGCCGGTGCGTGGGGAATCACCGCGGCGACGATCGGGCAGGTGCGCGCCTACGCCGAGTGTGGCGTACGCCGGATCCTGCTGGCCAACCAGCTCGTCGATCCGGCCGGCATCGGCTGGCTGGCCGCGGCGACGACCGCCGACCCGGACCTCACCGTCTACGTCTGCGTCGACAGCACCGAGGGCGTGGCGCTGCTGGACGAGGCGCTGCGCGCGCACGCCGCGAGCCGGCCGCTGCCGGTGCTGGTCGAGATCGGCGTACCCGGCCGGCGGACCGGCGCGCGCGGGCACGACGCCGCCATGACCGTGGGCCGGGCCGCTGCCGCCGCACCGATGCTGCGGGTCGCGGGCGCAACGGGCTACGAGGGTGTGCTCGGGCACGGGCGCGACGAGCCCGCGCTCGCCGCCGCTGCGGAGTTCTGCCAGGAGGTACGCGCCCTCGGTGTCGCCCTGCGCGAGGAGGGCCTGGTGGACGTGCCCGACGGCCGGCTGCTGCTGTCCGCGGGCGGCAGCACGTACTTCGACGTGGTGGCGCAGGAGCTGACCGGCGTGCCGTCGTCGACGGTGGTCGTCCGCAGCGGCGGGTACGTCACCCACGACGAGGAGCTGTACGGCCACGCCACCCCGCTGCCCACCGGCGGCCGTCCGCACGAGCTCCGGGCTGCGCTGGAGGTGTGGGCGTACGTCCTGTCCCGGCCGGAGCCGACCCGGGCGCTGGTGGGGGCCGGCCGGCGGGACGTGCCCTTCGACGTCGCGCTGCCGTCGGTGCGCGCGGCGGTGGGTCCGGACGGTCGTCGCCGAGACGTCGAGGGTGTACGCGTCAGCGCACTCAACGACCAGCACGCGTTCCTCGACCTGCCGGCGGAGGCCGACCTGGCCGTCGGCGACCTGGTTCGCCTCGGGATCTCCCACCCGTGCACGGCCTTCGACAAGTGGCGGCTGGTCCCGGTCGTGGACGAGGACGACCGGATCGTCGAGGTGGCGCACACGCTGTTCTGA
- a CDS encoding PPOX class F420-dependent oxidoreductase: protein MSVFTANELAFLDGGERRLGRVATVGPDGMPHVTPTGWSYNAEHDTIDLGGRNVEATKKYRDIRRTGVVAFVVDEVLPPWQPRGIEIRGRGELLADTIRIHPTRVVSWGLESDELTARHARDTGR, encoded by the coding sequence ATGAGTGTCTTCACCGCGAACGAACTCGCCTTCCTCGACGGCGGCGAGCGCCGCCTCGGCCGGGTCGCCACCGTCGGCCCGGACGGCATGCCCCACGTCACCCCGACCGGCTGGTCGTACAACGCCGAGCACGACACGATCGACCTCGGTGGCAGGAACGTCGAGGCGACCAAGAAGTACCGCGACATCCGGCGCACCGGTGTGGTCGCGTTCGTCGTCGACGAGGTTCTCCCTCCGTGGCAACCGCGTGGGATCGAGATCCGGGGCCGCGGCGAACTGCTGGCGGACACGATCCGGATCCACCCCACCCGGGTGGTGTCCTGGGGCCTGGAAAGCGACGAACTCACCGCCCGGCACGCCCGTGACACCGGGCGCTGA
- a CDS encoding TetR/AcrR family transcriptional regulator yields MPTTEPPGNARSRRTRQALLGATRSILEKDGFEALTMQSVADRAGVTRAAIYLHFPSRAHLVAALSDYMAKAAGLSESLAKVWAAPDAPAALEEWARHLARYHVRLLAVDRAVERVRRDDADAAAHRARVRAAKLANCRRLADRLATEDRLPPPWTPATAADMLYALSTSDVVESLVADRHWSQRRLADHLGRLLRASFVSAASP; encoded by the coding sequence ATGCCGACGACGGAGCCGCCGGGCAACGCCAGGAGCCGGCGTACCCGGCAGGCCCTCCTGGGTGCCACCAGATCGATTCTGGAGAAGGACGGCTTCGAGGCACTGACCATGCAGTCGGTCGCCGACCGGGCAGGTGTCACCCGGGCCGCGATCTATCTGCACTTCCCGTCGCGAGCCCACCTGGTCGCCGCGTTGTCCGACTACATGGCAAAAGCCGCCGGGCTCTCGGAATCACTTGCGAAGGTGTGGGCCGCACCGGACGCGCCGGCCGCCCTGGAGGAGTGGGCACGCCACCTGGCCCGCTACCACGTTCGACTGCTGGCCGTCGACCGCGCGGTCGAGCGGGTACGCCGGGACGACGCGGACGCTGCCGCACACCGGGCGCGGGTGCGGGCCGCGAAACTCGCCAACTGTCGCCGGCTCGCCGACCGGCTCGCGACGGAGGATCGGCTGCCTCCGCCGTGGACACCGGCGACAGCCGCGGACATGCTCTATGCGCTGTCGACGTCGGACGTCGTGGAGTCGCTGGTCGCGGACCGACACTGGTCCCAGCGGCGGCTGGCCGACCACCTCGGCCGACTGCTGCGGGCGAGCTTCGTCAGCGCGGCCAGTCCCTGA
- a CDS encoding Clp protease N-terminal domain-containing protein, with amino-acid sequence MAVNDLDLDQIIAAVEGEQTEATPLERVGAARAAATRLDALAQHVVAHFVDQARHEGASWTDIGAALGVTRQAAQQRFVPAEGVDVEAAGSRAALPYSTRATATLAAARDLAVSHHHRYVDDLHLLLALLDNRSGGAVGAVKASGVRVADVRRAARSRLTAEGPRRVTKNPPLGRASVRALDVAVREALRLGRGEIGTEHVLLALTSDPRTPAGQALAEAGLDYAALRDEVSRQSAQAPERPAAKRTRKRA; translated from the coding sequence ATGGCTGTCAACGACTTGGATCTCGACCAGATCATCGCCGCGGTGGAAGGCGAACAGACCGAGGCCACTCCGCTGGAGCGGGTCGGTGCCGCACGGGCGGCTGCGACGCGGTTGGACGCTCTTGCGCAGCACGTGGTCGCGCACTTCGTCGACCAGGCGCGCCACGAGGGCGCGTCCTGGACCGACATCGGTGCGGCGCTCGGCGTCACCCGGCAGGCGGCTCAGCAGCGGTTCGTTCCGGCTGAGGGGGTCGACGTGGAGGCGGCGGGCAGCCGCGCCGCTCTCCCCTACAGCACTCGGGCGACGGCCACCCTTGCGGCGGCCCGTGACCTTGCCGTCTCCCATCACCACCGTTACGTCGACGACCTGCACCTGCTGCTGGCGTTGCTGGACAACCGCAGTGGCGGCGCCGTCGGCGCGGTGAAGGCCTCGGGTGTGCGAGTGGCCGACGTTCGCCGCGCCGCGCGGTCGCGGCTCACCGCGGAGGGCCCGCGCCGGGTCACGAAGAACCCACCCCTCGGCCGGGCCTCGGTTCGGGCGCTGGACGTCGCGGTGCGCGAGGCCCTTCGGCTGGGCCGCGGCGAGATCGGCACCGAGCACGTGCTTCTCGCCCTGACCAGCGACCCGCGCACTCCGGCCGGCCAGGCACTCGCCGAGGCCGGACTGGACTACGCCGCCCTGCGCGACGAGGTGAGCCGGCAGTCCGCCCAGGCCCCCGAGCGCCCCGCGGCAAAGCGCACCCGCAAGCGCGCATAG